The DNA sequence TTTTTTTGTTGCGCATCTCCCACATGCCCACTGATTCCAAGGCTTTTTTTACATGGGTGTTATCTTCTTCGTCCAACTTTTTGAACCATCTGCCTTTTTGGTATCTGCCGGATTCCACAAACTCAAGGACTCTGCTCGGAAAACCGATATTGAACGATGAAATTTGCTGCGGTGCATAACCGATCGTAAGCTTTTCCCCACGATAGTTCACCTTCGAAATCGTCGCGCTGCCCTCCCGAGGATTCAACAGGCCCAGGATGCTTTTCAATAAAGTAGATTTCGCCGCGCCATTCTCTCCTGTGAGGATGACGAATTCCCCTTCGTGCACTTGGAATGTGATATCCTGCAGGACAGGTTCATCATCGTAATAGAACGACAGATGCTGTACATCGATATATTCCACTTGATTTCCCCTCTTCTCTTACTGGATCACTTTTTTCAAAGCTGTCAAATTTTCTTCCATCACACTCAGGTAATCTTTGCCCGCTTCTTGGTCTTCATCCGTAATCCCTTCAAGCGGACTCAGCACTTCCAGTGAGGCTCCTGCTTCTTCGGCAAGCGTTTCGGCGGTTTTCGAAGAAGCGCTGTCCGAATAATAAACGGTAGTGATCTGATTGTCGATCATAAATTGCTGCAGTTCAGCCAGTTTGGCAGGATTCGGTTCCGCATCGGATGACACATCGGAGACAGCCACTTCCGTCAATTCGTAGCGGCGGGCGATGTAGCCGAAAGCCGCGTGCTGCACGACGAACGTGCGGTTTTCGGCTACATCAAAGGCAGTCCGATAGGCTGCATCCAGTTCTGCCAATTTCTCCTTAAATGCAGCGGCATTTGCTTCATAACTCTCTTTATTGGCTTCATCCGCCTCAAGCATTCCGGCCAAAATGGCATCGACTTCCTCTTGGGCGTACACCGGATCCAACCAGACATGCGGATCGACGCTGTGCGCGTCTTCGCCTTCTTCGTGCCCCTCTTCTTCGCTGTGCTCTTCTTCGGTAGCCGCATCCTCATCCAACTCAAAAAGTGCGATATCCTCGGCAGCTTCGACAACGATCACATCGCTCGATTCGATGGATTTCAATACACTGGGTACCCACGTTTCCATTTCATTGCTGTTATAGATGAACACATCCGCATCAGCGATCGCCGCGATGTCCTGTGGTGTCGGCTCATAGCCGTGCGATTCTTGTCCGGCATCCAACAAAACGGATACTTCGCCATTATCACCCACCACATTTTTTGCAAAGTCATACATCGGATAGAAGGTTGTGACAACCTTTACCCCCTCCTCAGAAACGCCTGACTCGCTGTTCCCGCCCGTTCCACAACCGAACAAAACGAGGGCTGCTGCAGACAAAATGCCTGTCATTTTCAATTTATTTATCATAATGTATTATTCCTCCAAAACGTAATGATTACTGTTTAAGTCCCGATAGACACTTTATCACAACAGGATGCAACGCGTCAACCATTCCGCTTCCGTTTCACAAGTAAAAACCGCAAACACCCTTGAAGGGGTTCGCGGTTTTGATAATTCAATCTTCGTTGAGCAGTCTTACCATGTAAACTTCTTCGCAGAATCCTCGCAGACTGTTGTAGGCTCTTTTGATGCGCGATGTGTTTCGGCTGAATCCGATGATGGTCGGGCCACTGCCGCTCATCGTCACGCCGTCAAGCCCGTATTTCTCCATCCGATCCTTCAATTGGCGCAATTCGGGGTGCTTATTGAAGGTTACTTGTTCCAAAGCATTCCCGACGTTCTGGCACATCCGGTCGTAATCGCCCTCTTCGATGGCCTGCGCTACGATGCGGGAAGTCGGCTTGTGTTGCAGTTGCTCGACAGCCAACAGCCGGAAAATCGTCTTCGTCGAGACGCTCAGACGCGGTTTCGCCAAAATCACCCAACAGGATGGCATCGGCCGCAATTTGCGGACGATTTCCCCTCGGCCTGACACAAAAGCGGTGCCGCCCACTATGCTGTAGGGAACATCCGAGCCCACTTGGTTGCCGATCGCGATGAGCTCCTCCACGGAAAGCTGCAGATCCCAGATCTTGTTCAGCGCGCGCAAAGCTGCGGCGGCATCCGTGCTGCCGCCTCCCAATCCGGCAGCTACAGGGATTTTCTTGTCGATTTCAATTTTGATTCCCTTCTTTATCCCGCAACGGTCTTTGAGGAGTTTCACTGCCTGATAGACATGATTACGCGTATCCACAGGCAGAAACACTTTGTTCGTGTAGATCCTGATTTCATCTTCTTCGAGAGGGGTAAAAGTAAGATGGTCCGCGAGGTCGACTGAAGCCATCACCATTTCGAGTTCATGATAAAAGTCATCCCGCTTATACAATACATCCAACGCCAAATTTATTTTCGCCGGTGCACGTTCAATCCATTCCATCGCTCCACGCTCCTCTCCACTGTCCTTATACTACAATACTAGCGTAAGCGTGCCCTTTTTAAAAGAAATATATGTCAATAAACAAGAATTAGTTTCTGAATGATCATTATTGTCTGGCTTGGTGCCCGGAACCGGTTTGTTCCGCAATCGATTCCGCCTGCATCAAGCGATTTTTCGATAAAAAAAAACAGACATTTCGATGTCTGTTTGATTTATTTGGAATAAGTTCTTACATAATTTAAGCGTACTGGCATTTTTCTTCATCGTAAAATAAAATCTCTACAGCTTCGGTTAAAACATCTGCATAACTGTATGATACACGTTCAAATGCATTTTCGTTTTGGTCTAGATCAACCACAAATACAGCATGATACGTT is a window from the uncultured Trichococcus sp. genome containing:
- a CDS encoding zinc ABC transporter substrate-binding protein; this translates as MINKLKMTGILSAAALVLFGCGTGGNSESGVSEEGVKVVTTFYPMYDFAKNVVGDNGEVSVLLDAGQESHGYEPTPQDIAAIADADVFIYNSNEMETWVPSVLKSIESSDVIVVEAAEDIALFELDEDAATEEEHSEEEGHEEGEDAHSVDPHVWLDPVYAQEEVDAILAGMLEADEANKESYEANAAAFKEKLAELDAAYRTAFDVAENRTFVVQHAAFGYIARRYELTEVAVSDVSSDAEPNPAKLAELQQFMIDNQITTVYYSDSASSKTAETLAEEAGASLEVLSPLEGITDEDQEAGKDYLSVMEENLTALKKVIQ
- a CDS encoding Veg family protein, whose product is MPDNLSQIKEQLECHLGQKVMLTAQAGRKRKTERKGILRETYHAVFVVDLDQNENAFERVSYSYADVLTEAVEILFYDEEKCQYA
- the ispE gene encoding 4-(cytidine 5'-diphospho)-2-C-methyl-D-erythritol kinase, encoding MEWIERAPAKINLALDVLYKRDDFYHELEMVMASVDLADHLTFTPLEEDEIRIYTNKVFLPVDTRNHVYQAVKLLKDRCGIKKGIKIEIDKKIPVAAGLGGGSTDAAAALRALNKIWDLQLSVEELIAIGNQVGSDVPYSIVGGTAFVSGRGEIVRKLRPMPSCWVILAKPRLSVSTKTIFRLLAVEQLQHKPTSRIVAQAIEEGDYDRMCQNVGNALEQVTFNKHPELRQLKDRMEKYGLDGVTMSGSGPTIIGFSRNTSRIKRAYNSLRGFCEEVYMVRLLNED
- a CDS encoding metal ABC transporter ATP-binding protein; this translates as MEYIDVQHLSFYYDDEPVLQDITFQVHEGEFVILTGENGAAKSTLLKSILGLLNPREGSATISKVNYRGEKLTIGYAPQQISSFNIGFPSRVLEFVESGRYQKGRWFKKLDEEDNTHVKKALESVGMWEMRNKKIGELSGGQKQRIALARIFATDPDLFVLDEPTTGMDKESRERFYRLLKHNSQVHNKAIIMVTHEHEDIKEFMDTHIQLVRKEDSPWRCFSMDLCKEPSKHQH